In Arthrobacter sp. StoSoilB5, one genomic interval encodes:
- the murQ gene encoding N-acetylmuramic acid 6-phosphate etherase, whose translation MTEQTGRTSPTDADRLAGLRTELAGLETEAAAENLSELDILGTEELVAAMLAHSAGVNSAVEAASPAIVQTVDAVAERLQRGGRLLYVGAGTAGRLGVLDASECPPTFGTPPGLVVGIIAGGVQAIQKPVEYAEDNATAGARDLHDINVTEADAVVGITASGRTPYVIGALEEARKKGAFTASLACNKGSAVSHLADVAIEVVVGPEFIAGSTRLNSGTAQKLVLNMISTLVMVKLGKTYGNLMVDLRATNEKLLARSQRTVQHATGVDAHEAAAVLDSVNGSVKAAILVLLTGIDAAQAKSALEVAGGFLRRAIENQK comes from the coding sequence GTGACGGAACAAACTGGCCGGACTAGCCCCACTGACGCGGACAGGCTGGCGGGCCTGCGGACGGAACTCGCCGGGCTGGAGACCGAAGCCGCTGCCGAGAACCTGAGCGAACTGGACATCCTGGGCACGGAGGAACTCGTCGCTGCCATGCTTGCCCACAGTGCAGGAGTAAACTCCGCGGTTGAAGCAGCGAGCCCTGCGATTGTGCAAACCGTCGACGCCGTGGCGGAGCGGCTCCAGCGCGGGGGTCGCCTTCTTTATGTGGGGGCTGGAACGGCCGGGCGCCTGGGGGTCCTCGATGCAAGTGAGTGCCCGCCGACGTTCGGCACCCCGCCGGGACTCGTCGTCGGAATCATCGCAGGTGGCGTCCAGGCGATCCAGAAGCCGGTGGAGTACGCCGAGGACAACGCGACCGCAGGCGCGCGCGACCTGCACGACATCAACGTAACGGAAGCGGACGCCGTCGTGGGTATTACGGCGTCCGGCCGAACGCCTTACGTGATCGGCGCGCTGGAAGAGGCCCGGAAAAAGGGGGCGTTCACGGCGTCGCTGGCGTGCAACAAGGGTTCAGCTGTCAGCCATTTGGCGGACGTGGCGATTGAGGTTGTGGTGGGTCCGGAGTTCATTGCGGGTTCCACACGGCTGAACTCGGGCACGGCCCAGAAACTTGTCCTCAACATGATCAGCACACTGGTAATGGTGAAGCTCGGCAAGACCTACGGGAACCTGATGGTTGACCTGAGAGCTACGAATGAGAAACTCCTGGCCCGTTCGCAAAGGACAGTGCAGCACGCCACCGGAGTGGACGCGCATGAAGCCGCGGCAGTGTTGGACTCGGTCAACGGCTCGGTAAAAGCGGCCATCCTTGTGCTGCTGACTGGCATCGACGCAGCTCAGGCCAAAAGCGCTCTGGAAGTAGCCGGTGGTTTCCTGCGAAGGGCGATTGAAAACCAGAAGTAG